The DNA window GGTTTTGagagaaaatgatttttgaatatgAAATATATCGATATCAATTTATTCCACCGACCTGGGCCCACCTTAACCTGCATGCTTGCGCAGTGTGTACAAAAAtgtgaatatctctctattttgAAGTCGTATTAGTAAACGCTTTAAAGCGTTGATAACTAGATTCATAGacctttaattttataggtTATCAACCCTCTaaatctttatatattgagAGATATGGTCATCCAAAGTCAAACCACGTACGAGACCACTTGAAATACTTCCTTGAAATAAAATCTTCAAATAGATTTTTTGTTACGAAGCTCCCTTTGGCCTAAActgttaatttaattatttaatcacctacatatatatatttcattgtATGATCACTCATTTGGAAGTTTATTTTCACTACAACTCATCAATGAACAACGCAAGGCGAAAAACTATAGGATAATTTTTGGTGCATACGTCTTCAGCTTAGGGAGTTAGTTACCTTAAAATATATTGGGTGTTACATATtcactaattattatttcactaatgtGATTTGTAGGGGTGTGCCAAAATCGAACCGATCGATAAATCGAACCGAATAAAGTGTTGTTGGTTTATTGCTATTGGGTTATTAGGTTAACAATTTATTAATggatttattaagaaaattatcgGGTTATTTGTtcagttttgattttttaatattgggttattgggtaaaccgataaTTCATTAAGACTATAGTAATTTACTATTGTACCtgtacaaaaatattaaatattaatatcaataCTTTACAAGTTACTACATTTGCCCTTTAgccttcaatttgcacttcacAATAACTTTGAATTCACAccttcacattatacaaaatGTCAAAACCTAAAGTAAGAACCATAGTCATACAAATATTTCATAAGAAATTTCTCATTGGttaaatcgaaaatcaaatcaTTAAGGATCAAAACCGATaaactgataaaaaatatataattggaTTGGCTATTGGTTTATCATACTTGAAAACCAAAAATCGATAAACCGAATCGATAATAGATAAAACGTAACTGAATCGACCGATGAACATCCCTAGTGATTTGTCATCATCAAATCTGTTAAGAATATATTGAATCATAATATAGTTTCACAttttaatagattaaaataataaatcaaactacatagattataataattatattaaaattaaaagtataaatacaTGTAATTCACTAgagatattatttattaatattcataATATAAACGAACATCTCTACTTGATCCGTTCAGTACATACGAAACGTACTAGCGCAAGAAGTTGAAATATTACCGCTGTCATAattaatatcaaattatatttaatcttatgctataattatttattgtgaACATTTATTTGTAACTTTGCATGAGTTAATTAACACTCCATATACAAAATTGTCTACGATATATGTAAAAGTCAAACATATTAACAGAAAGATCTATCCATATAAAAACTTTAtacaaagtaaaataaaataaaaagtgtttacTAGGGATTAAAATGTAATACTATAACTTACCCTCATGGCTAATAGTATACCCCAATAAGTTTAATTTCTTCGGGTGTGTTGtaggaaggaaaatattttctcagaGATTGTTTTTCAAAAACCTCAATGGATTAAtcacttaattattttcttgtgtgctgtaaatatataaataatattattttaaaagaatttgtaTATAATGTATAGAAACATTATGGAATTGGTGGGTGTGGGCGTAGGGCTGTGAGGTGTGGGTTATGTACCGTGGGGGTGAGGTGAAGATAAGATGTGTTTGGATGTTGCTAAGGATAGCAATCGATATGATATATCATTTATGGAACCTTTTTTTCCCTCATAAACGttgtttttatcattttaaagaaatttatttcaagagaaaatgtttttctacAAGATTTGACTAGCCGATCATGAGAAAATTAGAAAACGatgtttcaaaaatattttctctctctttttctaTTTGTGACACCCTTTAtctttttctatcttctttttttttagtggttaattagtttagcaccttatatgtatttattcaaatattggAGGTCCATTTCATGAGCAGAATAAATAGACAGATGCTACACACACTTACTTTTTCAATTTCTCTAATAAAGAACTGCAAAAGTAACATCCAGAGGCCTATAATTAggagttattatttctatatatcctTCTAACTTTAATCCTAGCCATTTCTTCTTAAACTGCTTCATCTCCAACTTTTGCCTGATTTGAAGactttgatatttctttttgatCAACAAATTCAGATTGAACAACCTCTTCACTACTGAATGATTTTGATGATTGTTGGTCCTTGCTCTTGCCCCATATTACTAAATATAGTCCAATTACAATGATTGCCCCTCCCAAAACTCTACATTAAACAGGCACAAGATTAGACATCCTATTTTGCACTCAACCACGTATTATAAGAGTTAGCTTGACTCGACACGAAATTTAATAAGGATATGTGCATTCTGGGAAAGTAAGTCGTATAAACTAGGACAAAGAGAGTATGTAATATACCTTCCCAAGTTTAGCTCCTCGGATAAAATGAATGAACCCAAAATTGCGACTATAACCATATTTAGAGGATTAAATGCAGTAACAAAAACGGGTCCTTTTTCCTTCATTATCAATCCAGAGACATAATAGCCAACTCCAGAAGTGACCATTCCCTGCatccataaaaaataaattatcctCTCCGACTAAATATCAATATGGACACATACTAGACAGGGGTGGAGCTAACTGGGAGTTCGGGGTTCGAACAAACTCACTAGCCTTTTTTTAGATCGTGTagttgtattagaaaattaaattaatatatatgcaTATTAATTGATGAACCCCTAATAAAATCAGTGGTAAGAAAAGGGCcatgaaaatgattttcatgctaGAGTTGTGGGTTCAAAATCCCCTTTTTGAAGAAAGCATGTTttgtactaatttttttttttctgtcctaaaatttcaaaattttcaaactctTAATCCTAACCCTGTCTCTGATACTAATTAAGAGAATGTTTAAGCTTACACTATAAACGTAAGATAAGAATGTAGTGTCCCATTGGATGGCCCAGATTGAAGTATTGCCCCTTTCAACCACAAGGGTCAGAAGAGTGCCTTGCAGAGCTCCGGAGGAGCATATTAGACAAGTGAGTGATAATGTTGCAGGGTATGTCTTCAATGTAATTGCCTGTTTGTTTGacatataaaaataagaaaaagaactaatcatcttttgtatatatatactaagtaAAAGAAAcgaattaatattataatattggATAGTACCTGAAGGTTGTAAAAGCAGGCCCAACAGATACAACCTGCTGCTATGAAAAGAGCACCCTTAATGGGTTGTAAATCACTAGGAGAAGTTGGAATAATATTGAGGTGATGTCTGGTCCAGGGCAATCCAATTGTAGGTCCACCAATCAGTGTCATAATCATCGCACCACCAAATGTCACTGTTGTTCCTATTATTTTTGCCTGACTTGATAATCTCTTAATATTCACCCTCTCAAGCCTACACGTTTCAATTCAAAGTCTCAGTTTATatgatttagtttttttttgtcagtcatatattatatttagtaataatttaattttaaaatatcaattgtACTCtgaatgaaatgatttataatcaCAAATATctatgatttatatattttagattacaaatttcaaaagtctttatttttttcttttaacttcGTGTTAGATCAAAATATAACTCAGATAAATTGAAACAACGAACAAACTAGAAAAGAATTGAATTAAGACAAACATGTTAGAAACAAATTAATTGCATGCCTATGAATAAGTTGGAAAAAAGATGGTTAATTAAATACCTTAATATCCAAGCCAACAAAAAGGTGAGGGCTGGAAGCAAATTACACATTGCTGCTGCAGAAGTTGCAGTAGTGTATCTCAATCCTGTGTAATACAAGTTCTGGTCGATGACAGGCCTGCATCCAAAAAAGTCAGTTTTTGTTTTCAGTGAGATATTGGACAATTTGCTAAgttgaaaggaaaataaaaaagtaaagtatTGTCAGAGATGTTTACTCCACTAAACCCAGCAACATAATCTTCAAGAAAATGGATATAGTCATTTTTGTCCTTATTTTCCTGTGCAATAAAATAACCACAGAAAAACATTAATTAGCCTTTAACACAATCAATAATAGTAACTTCATTTAAGTAAAAAGAAGTTATAATTCATGAATATGCTTCAATTTGTTTGTATGATTTTGTTTTGAAACtaaattataaaaagtaaagaatacttttaaaatttatagtcttaaataaattaaaggttATAGCAAAATGTTACTCCGTTCATTTAACAAAGAATAAcatattttcctttttgttgtgttttaaaaagaatgactctttccttttttagcAATACTTTAAATCCAACTTTTCAGATGATATGTTTAAAACCATAAATTCAAAGAGTATTTTCGTACAtttgatataactttaatttaaaatcacaagattcaaaaaaattctttgttttcttaaatGTCATGCCAAATCATCAAAACGTACACATTAAAAAGTGAGTTGAGAATTGACCTTTCAAAGAGCAAGGCAAAAGGAGCAAAGACAATAGTGGCAAAGACATTTCTGTAGACGGCAAAGGTGAAATGGCTCATGCCATGATTTAGAGCAGACTTAGCAATAATGGCTGATCCTGCATATCCAAATTGCAACAATGTTACTGCCAAATATGGTTTACCTTCCTTCACAAACTTCAGTAACCATGACATGatgcttctaattttctttttgtatataagtATATATACTCCACTCAATAGCTTTCTatcttttgtttctttaattCCCTATTTTGTGGTGCTTGCTATATATAGGCGCCAAACAATGCTATCTAAGCACGTCTCCACATCTAAACTCTATATCATCTCCACTATTGAGTGTCTTATAATGGAATCATACAATCAAACACTTCTCTTCTACCACATAATCACTaactctttttaaaaatgtttctCAACATGATATATTAaactcataattcttttttctccaattatttaattatcttaATTTACAGGTACAGAAAAGGTGTCCAAACATTTCTAACAACTATATATGCCTAcactaaatatatttaagaacAAAGTACAGAAATTCCATACATTTGGGACTAATTACATCATATGCTGGACGTTTCttcaattacaaaaattttggattttttattgTTCTCGAATACATTATTTGGTTGTCCGATACATtgcaaattatatattatttaatggTAGGGATGTATCAGAGAGGGGATATGAATGTATTCAAGaggggatgtatccgagaggggaggAATGTATTCGAGAGGGAATAGGGATGTATCcggaaattttttttgtaatttttttaaatgatatgaaattttagagattatgatatatattaagttgtgtatttatgtaattttttcaatatttattttaaaggcACCTTACAGTTAGGGTGTCTTCTTCAATTAGTCCCTAAATTATCACTAGTCTAATAAATTACCCATGAATTTGTCTATTTTGTAACCTTTACCCCCTAGACACTTATATATATGAGAAAAAGAGTGACTACACTCTTTTAAGCATGTCAAGatgaataaaattgaaaaataagttcCCAATGATGGTgtatttccattttttcttgtttagaTACGATAACTATTTACTTAAacgttttctttttctttttaaggtcaattctataaaagaaaaaaaattgttagagcTCTTTCATTTTCTgtgaaataaaaagttttaacaGAATAATGAAGTTcaaattgtataatttttattatacatTATGTAGATGTAATGACTTTATTTTTCAACggtgcatttttttttcttttcgtgCAAAATCTGTAAAAAGAAATGTCtataatttcattatttatggaaaaattgttttattttaactaaCAGATTAATTTCTGGTAAAGTtcttatgtattttattttttttctaatttgacCGGACAATAAAATCTAAGAAAGAGaagttttttccttcttttaatccaaataaatttttgtaactaaaaataaataaatactttttaaaaatatattgtggAAAAAAATTTTACTTGACAAACAagtgtatttcactctcttAGAATAAGAAGGTACGCTCGAATGTGGGTGGAAAAACATGTTAAATTTAAGGGGATTTAGGTAAATCGAATTATGTCTATTTTTAGGTTCACTATTTCCTAAATGAAACAATAATAaccaatttaaattattaaaagaattAAGTGGGCACCTTTTTTTCTTAGATAAGTAAGATCAATACCTGGAACCAGttaaacataaaatatgatataatacATCGATGCTGACAAGGGAGATAGAATGCACTAACACAAACATTTTTTCTTAGTGGACATTCAGCTTGGACATGGAATTCATTCAATAAGAATATTCTCAGGATCATTTGATTAACttataaaattagttataaTGGAGTAAATTATGTTTGAATTAGTTATAATGAGATAAGTTATACATAGActatttcttattaattaaaaCTTGGCTTAAGTCATTGCCgtcccttaaagttgtccggataattcacttagacacctcaactaagactagtacctattgaacacttttaccTATTCAAAAATTGTTTCTATTAGGCATTTTTTGATAATCAGCAAAAAATATGAAGAGTGTGTGATATACTTGCGGTGACATGGCAAAACGGttaactaaaaaataacatGTGGCACTGGGCCtcgaaaattataaaaaaaataattttgtttaaaattatttcaaacacatttatatctaattttttaaaaataaaaagaaaaaaatgaaaatgtcaaCCTATTCTACCCAACCCCACCCCTACCCAACCCcctttcatcttcatcttcttcccaaAACACATTCTTTCTCAAATCACAAAACCTATCTTCTTCCCAAAACACATTCATTTTCAAATCATAAAACctaatttcttttcaaataacttgaagattaactttttttaaaaaaatattttttttcatactaagagtgaagaagaaagaaaaaaatttcggCGGTTActcaaatttttgaatatcatttttgataaatttaatgggtttataTATGACTTTgagtaaaaatatttgttcGAAAATTGTGATAAACAAATATCGGCTAACTTTTTTTATACGTAAAGTTATTTatcttgtttcttcttcttcatatttgttccattatttttatgagatttgaaataaatcatacaaaagaaagtttttttttcaaatgtgaATCGTATGATTACTTCATAGTTGATTTTCATTTATCTTCATATTTGGAagaaataatattctttttttatatataaataaagaaattaaaacaatGTTGGAGCTAAAGTGGAGAAAGTTTTGCAAATTAAATTATGAAGAAGATGactggtagggggtggggtgtttttcttttttgaaaaaagtgtaaatgaaagaacaaaaatgcttttaagttaattataatGCCAAGtgtcaataaaagaagaaaaatgtaaaaaaataatcaaaaaagaCACTATTTGAATCTTTTCACGCGCTTCAGGGAGGTGCAAAACACATTTTTTGTCATATCAGCGTTTTGTGCTTAATAGGTACatgttttgaacaatttaggtgttcaataggtacaagtcttagttgaggtgtctaagtgaattatgcggacaactttaaggggcggtcgatgacttaagccttaaaACTTTGTTGAGCTAACTCTAGAACAATGACTTCATTCCTTAATGATCACCGTGATCAATTAAAATTGATGTTGTGATCGTTTGAAACtagcttaaatatttaaactattaaagttttgtataaaatttacttaaacaaaatcaatttttaggGTTACTTTAGAGTTTCAAAATTTACAGTTTGAGGTATAATTTCATGTTAATGATGTATTTTCAATGATTACAGATAGTTATTCAAAGAAGATATTTGACGTCAGATTGCAATCAATTTTCATTCATCTATTCTAGCATCTACCATATGCTATACTGTCGATGGTATCAACATTAAATGTCTGTAAAAAATAAAGTGTAAGTTAAAATAGATATATTAAAGCTAGATCGATTGTACAAATCCATATTTGTATGATTCTAGTTTTTCACATGATGAATTAGGATAGACTAACCTCCTAGACTAAACATATGTATTGTTCCCTCCATCTTGATTAACATTACATCGTCCATGCACTTCACAATATTTtgatacttttaaattttagataGAACTTATATTCATATGTTACATATACCGATAAAACAATCTAATGATATTGTCTCAATGTCTGTCTCAATTTCATTAACTACACTATTATGAGCAGTCATGCTTTTCAAATTTATGTACTTAAAGAGAAACTAATTGTCTTATAACACACTGTGAGTCACATTTATTTACTGCATTCTTACTATTATATTTACTTATCATTAAGAGGATTTCTCTTATATGTACAATGGATATAAATAACATACATCTGAATCCGTAGAATAAATGTGCAGGTACATATTTATACAATCTTTAATAATTTAACGACTTTGTGATTTATTTGTGTAATCTTTAACGATTTAACAACTTTATGATTTATCACTTTTAATTTTGCTTCCCTGTTGAAAACGTCCTTTTGAATTTCTTAGCAAACAATTTACAGTTCGAGTTGCTTTGCAATAACGTAAAATAAAAtgcatgaaaaataattttgaatgttggactatatattatatattttcatatggCCAACTATAGGTAGCACTTATAAGAGAGATTTTCATGTCAGCAACCAAAGTATTGATTATGACATAACAATTCAAATGAGTGAAAGGAATATAACCCGCAATATCGTCTATAAAGAAGTATTAGGTGAGAAAAGTTTCATTACATATAtactttaacaaaaaaatggaaaaaggtCATATTTGTGTCTGTACTCTTAAAAAAGAGTTATATTTACCTTTCATTATATTCTTTGATAATATTTTACCTTCTATCCATCTTTAGATACATATTTTCCTTTAAAccattaaatttcaaattcccACTTTTACTATCATATGTGGCGCCTACAAAATATGCCTACAtggatatatattaattttccCATTAAAATATTTCTCCTAATTTAACTATCATGCTCATTCAATTTAACTCATAAACTCAATTCCTAATACTTATTTTATTGTGCATGTTGCGACTTCGATATCCATAATTAAGCAATGTGTCCTTCTGCTTAAATTTATGTCCTTCCCCATCACCATCATCATGAACTTGAGGAAGAGTAAAACAGAGGAGTAACAAATCAAGTAAAAACCTAATGCATTTTTGTCACTCTAATGCCTTAGAACTCTTAAAGTACAGgacacaaatgaaataatatgttCAGATAGTGAGGATAAAATTTGTGACATTACTTATAAATACTCAAAATCCAAATATGTTCACTTCACAAATCATGTTTAGAATTACCAAGAAAAATACAACATAAGTTTCATCCTAATCACCTCTCACTTTTTACCCTACTTTAGCCGAACGAGACTCGATCAACAGATGAAGAAGCAAACTTAACTCTCGATGATGATTTTTCATGGATGAAGAAGCCCGAGCTCTCTCTCTCGTCTTTCTCAGTTAAAAATGTGAAAGTGATAATGAAATAAGTAATAGGAGTTGGGTTTTTTGGGTTAAATGGGTGAGTATAATATTGGATTGGGTATACTAATTAAATTAggacaaaattttaaatgaaaaaaataataatccatGTACGCATGCCACATAAGCGCCACATATGATACTAAAAGTGAGACCATGAGACTTAACGGTTCAACGATGAATATGTACCTAAAGTTGGATGGGAGggacaaatatattaaaaaaagtttgacGAAAGACAAATATAACCCTTTTCTATTAGTACAGAggcaaatatgacccttttccgctaaaaaaatatacacaatTTACGATACGAACTAAATTAAGAAGGTTCATTTGTACAACTATAGACTTATGGAATTACCACAACAACGATAGACATGTCAAGATACAAAGTGGTGGAGCTAGAAATTTCACGAAGGGTGTCCAAGAATCACCTaggtaaaaaaataatgtgacgATTGGTGCACTAAAAATTTGTAAATCAAACTGTGAAACattaatactaaaaatattaaaatcaaactACATAAAATTGAACTTGAATGTTCATGTTTATTTAATAGGAAGtgaaccaacaaaaaaaaaaggagaaagagaagattcAGATTataatgaaatcacttttataCTTCAACATTTCATCAAACTTTGGTGAATTAACAACgagatatgaaaaataaagagtaaaattaaacgagtttttttttaaaagaaattctaTATAGAGCCTTTTTCACTTTTAGTAACTTCATAGAAAAAAATAGGACTTCCTTATTAACTTTAAATTAgataattacttttaaattttatttaaaatttcagtgaaaagaaaaaaaatgatcaaaatttaaTGGCTActatactttaattttttccttaaatttttaagttgtaGGTCTCtaatttaagattattttaacAGATAATAGAAGTtttgaattattgaaaaaataactgATTTATTAACTataatttagaaattaattaggagccttttgaaatgtaaaaagaaatgCAGCAACTGGGATTTGAGCTTGTGCGCGCATGCCAGTCCTTAACACGTTAGCTTTAGTTTTGCTAAAGAAATCGTCGGGCTGAGAAATTTCCGACgtaattttacttatttaacCATTCAAAGTAtgattttacttatatatatgatgtaatttttatactgtaacacctcgctatttgaaagaactagaaaaaaaaagctagaattagaaagagtcatatttggaaagaatgaaaaatctagaaaattggttaagttatgttaagtttgagtttttggtcaacttcaaatgactataactcctagctcaagatgagttaggtgtgctactagataccgtaggaaagttctttgaattatctttccaacaccgccaagtttgctcaattccgaatTTGTATAagtgagatatgtccatttgaagttgggttgttcatataaggaaagtcaaaatcaaattttggaaggatatttt is part of the Solanum stenotomum isolate F172 chromosome 8, ASM1918654v1, whole genome shotgun sequence genome and encodes:
- the LOC125873271 gene encoding WAT1-related protein At2g39510-like, which gives rise to MSWLLKFVKEGKPYLAVTLLQFGYAGSAIIAKSALNHGMSHFTFAVYRNVFATIVFAPFALLFERKIRTKMTISIFLKIMLLGLVEPVIDQNLYYTGLRYTTATSAAAMCNLLPALTFLLAWILRLERVNIKRLSSQAKIIGTTVTFGGAMIMTLIGGPTIGLPWTRHHLNIIPTSPSDLQPIKGALFIAAGCICWACFYNLQAITLKTYPATLSLTCLICSSGALQGTLLTLVVERGNTSIWAIQWDTTFLSYVYSGMVTSGVGYYVSGLIMKEKGPVFVTAFNPLNMVIVAILGSFILSEELNLGRVLGGAIIVIGLYLVIWGKSKDQQSSKSFSSEEVVQSEFVDQKEISKSSNQAKVGDEAV